A portion of the Acidisarcina polymorpha genome contains these proteins:
- a CDS encoding helix-turn-helix domain-containing protein, translated as MAENTENPQALAGADPPNDTQRDVWHKSLAGERTSDYRLVRVLEYIDTHLSDHLDLRALSREAGISQFHFAALFRKAVGRSPHQHILHLRLQAARSMLCRKDKSAFEIALTCGFKSSSHFSAAFRRKFSQSPTEFRSSQQSHNRSDKS; from the coding sequence ATGGCAGAAAACACGGAAAACCCGCAAGCATTGGCTGGAGCAGATCCTCCGAACGACACCCAGCGTGATGTTTGGCACAAATCGCTTGCTGGCGAGCGAACCTCTGACTATCGTTTGGTGAGGGTACTGGAGTACATCGACACACATTTGTCGGACCACCTCGACCTTCGCGCCCTTTCCAGGGAGGCCGGCATCAGCCAGTTTCACTTTGCGGCTTTGTTTCGGAAAGCCGTAGGCAGGTCGCCACATCAGCATATTCTACATTTGAGATTGCAAGCAGCGAGATCCATGCTATGCCGTAAAGACAAGAGCGCCTTTGAGATCGCTTTAACCTGCGGTTTCAAAAGCTCAAGTCACTTCTCGGCCGCATTCCGCCGAAAATTTTCACAGAGCCCGACGGAGTTCAGATCATCTCAGCAGTCACACAATAGGTCTGACAAATCGTAA
- a CDS encoding TetR/AcrR family transcriptional regulator, with protein sequence MSSDSREKILAAATQVAQARGYNGLNFRDLAEAVGIRAASIYYHFPSKGDLAVAVARRYWEDSAAFLETLLAESSDPSAALRRYPETFRWALENQNRICLCSFMASEYDDLPEPVRTEVQKFAEVNVAWLSKVLSAANTVSSKESEPRARAIFAAVTGAQLMARSRSDIALYDAVIASYRVAGLLPA encoded by the coding sequence GTGAGTTCAGATTCTCGGGAAAAGATCCTGGCGGCCGCGACACAGGTCGCGCAGGCACGAGGCTACAACGGGCTAAATTTCCGTGATCTGGCGGAAGCTGTAGGCATAAGGGCCGCCAGCATCTACTATCACTTCCCAAGTAAGGGCGACCTAGCTGTGGCAGTGGCAAGACGGTATTGGGAGGATTCTGCGGCATTTCTCGAGACACTCCTGGCCGAATCCTCCGATCCATCCGCGGCCCTGCGCCGATATCCGGAGACCTTTCGCTGGGCACTCGAGAATCAAAACCGAATTTGTCTATGCAGCTTCATGGCATCGGAATATGACGACCTGCCGGAACCGGTAAGAACAGAGGTTCAGAAATTTGCAGAGGTGAATGTGGCATGGTTGAGTAAGGTTCTATCCGCCGCGAATACAGTCAGCTCTAAGGAGAGCGAACCACGAGCTCGCGCCATCTTCGCTGCCGTTACTGGCGCACAGCTTATGGCCAGGAGTCGTTCGGACATCGCCCTCTATGACGCTGTGATCGCGAGCTACCGCGTAGCTGGTCTACTCCCGGCATAA